In one Zobellia galactanivorans genomic region, the following are encoded:
- a CDS encoding DUF2185 domain-containing protein, whose product MREFEIDNFPSIGGVICSKMIVEEHYKPLFIFREKPFNENDSGWRLFSGFESDEYSDNSDNFGIYDPKTILKIDNSISTLLLYKGIGTVWEREPDNEWKEVFDYPLQDDFTVENQLTDNWKLSINNLFIKNKDQDGVMFTTNDKTLRLDIWTYIGKTKEEIVMEKKEAISERNADNEIIKKYQFDQGNQIKIGYHIKEYSQQKDIEYNLICGFCIVDYEVLNAFFYFDNENDVEWALNTWKMIEYN is encoded by the coding sequence ATGAGAGAGTTTGAAATAGATAATTTCCCTAGTATAGGCGGTGTTATATGTTCAAAAATGATAGTTGAAGAGCATTACAAACCTTTGTTCATTTTCAGAGAAAAACCATTTAATGAAAATGATAGTGGTTGGCGTCTATTTTCTGGGTTTGAAAGTGATGAATACTCTGACAATTCCGATAACTTCGGTATTTATGACCCAAAAACTATTTTGAAAATCGACAATTCAATTTCAACGCTACTGCTATATAAGGGAATCGGAACCGTATGGGAAAGAGAACCTGATAACGAATGGAAGGAAGTCTTCGATTATCCATTACAAGATGATTTCACAGTTGAAAACCAATTAACCGACAATTGGAAACTGTCAATTAACAATCTCTTTATTAAGAACAAAGATCAAGATGGTGTGATGTTTACCACTAACGACAAAACATTACGTTTAGATATTTGGACTTATATTGGAAAAACCAAAGAAGAAATCGTAATGGAAAAGAAAGAGGCAATAAGCGAAAGAAATGCTGATAATGAGATCATAAAGAAATATCAGTTCGACCAAGGAAATCAAATTAAAATTGGCTATCACATAAAAGAATATAGCCAACAAAAGGATATAGAGTATAATTTAATTTGCGGCTTTTGTATTGTTGATTACGAAGTGTTAAATGCTTTCTTTTATTTTGACAATGAGAATGATGTGGAATGGGCTTTAAATACTTGGAAAATGATTGAGTACAACTAA